One stretch of Malus domestica chromosome 14, GDT2T_hap1 DNA includes these proteins:
- the LOC103455450 gene encoding rhamnogalacturonan I rhamnosyltransferase 1-like — protein sequence MCKVEKKERKGVMGIKVLGGGGGGEKLKNSMLVTAASSPSRSKMKLWMIRATTSILLWTCIVQLMALGDMWGPRVLKGWPACFSQESAAASSVLQDPLPSLPVRALPPKRVYKNNGYLMVSCNGGLNQMRAAICDMVAIARYLNVTLIVPELDKTSFWADPSEFKDIFDVDHFITSLRDEVRILKELPPRVKRRVELGMFYTMPPISWSDMSYYRNQILPLIQKYKVVHLNRTDARLANNGQPLEIQKLRCRVNFSALRFTSQIEELGRRVIRLLRKNGPFLVLHLRYEMDMLAFSGCTQGCNIEEVEELTRMRYAYPWWKEKIINSDLKRKDGLCPLTPEETALTLSALDIDRDIQIYIAAGEIYGAERRMASLGKAFPKLVRKETLLEPSDLRFFQNHSSQMAALDYLVSLESDIFVPTYDGNMAKVVEGHRRFLGFKKTILLDRKLLVDLIDQYTSGSLGWDEFSSAVKEAHANRMGNPTNRLMIQDRPKEEDYFYANPEECLQPSDDELSST from the exons ATGTGCAAggtggagaagaaggagaggaaGGGAGTGATGGGAATTAAGGTACTGGGAGGCGGCGGAGGAGGGGAAAAGTTAAAGAACTCGATGCTGGTCACGGCGGCGTCGTCGCCGTCGAGGTCGAAAATGAAGCTGTGGATGATACGTGCGACGACGTCGATTTTGTTGTGGACGTGCATCGTGCAATTAATGGCGTTGGGGGATATGTGGGGGCCTAGGGTTTTGAAAGGCTGGCCTGCTTGTTTCTCTCAGGAGTCCGCCGCCGCCTCCTCCGTCTTGCAAGACCCATTGCCTTCTCTTCCGGTCAGAGCTCTTCCGCCCAAGA gagtttataaaaacaatggTTACCTTATGGTCTCATGCAATGGGGGACTCAATCAAATGAGAGCAGCG ATATGTGACATGGTTGCTATCGCAAGATATTTGAACGTCACTCTTATAGTCCCTGAACTTGACAAAACCTCCTTTTGGGCTGATCCCAG TGAATTCAAAGACATATTTGATGTGGATCATTTCATCACATCCTTGAGAGATGAGGTTCGCATATTGAAAGAGCTGCCTCCCCGGGTAAAGAGGAGGGTGGAGCTAGGAATGTTTTATACCATGCCACCAATTAGTTGGTCTGACATGTCTTATTATCGTAATCAG ATTCTTCCTCTGATACAAAAATACAAAGTTGTACATCTAAATAGAACTGACGCTCGACTTGCCAATAATGGACAACCTTTGGAGATTCAGAAACTTCGCTGCCGAGTAAATTTTAGTGCTCTGAGATTCACTTCTCAGATAGAGGAGTTGGGTAGAAGGGTTATCAGGCTTCTAAGGAAAAATGGTCCATTCCTTGTACTTCATCTTAGATATGAAATGGACATGTTGGCATTTTCTGGTTGTACTCAAGGTTGTAACATCGAGGAGGTGGAAGAGTTGACAAGAATGAG ATATGCTTATCCCTGGTGGaaagagaaaataataaattccGACCTGAAAAGGAAAGATGGTTTGTGTCCTTTGACACCTGAAGAAACTGCTCTTACATTGAGTGCCCTTGACATTGACCGCGATATTCAGATTTATATTGCAGCTGGTGAAATCTATGGTGCAGAGAGGAGAATGGCAAGTCTTGGAAAGGCTTTTCCAAAATTG GTCAGAAAGGAGACACTGTTGGAACCATCAGACCTTAGGTTCTTTCAAAACCACTCATCCCAAATGGCGGCATTGGATTATCTTGTCTCATTGGAGAGTGATATTTTCGTTCCCACATATGATGGAAACATGGCTAAAGTTGTTGAGGGCCATCGCAG GTTTCTTGGGTTCAAGAAGACGATTCTACTGGACAGAAAGCTTCTTGTTGATCTGATAGACCAGTACACTAGTGGGTCATTGGGTTGGGATGAATTTTCATCTGCAGTAAAGGAAGCTCATGCAAATCGCATGGGGAACCCAACTAATAGGTTGATGATTCAAGACCGACCTAAAGAAGAGGACTATTTCTATGCCAACCCGGAAGAGTGTTTGCAACCATCAGATGATGAACTAAGTAGTACGTGA
- the LOC103455451 gene encoding transcription factor BIM1 isoform X1 has product MELPQPRPFGTEGRKSTHDFLSLYSHSAAQQDPRSPAQGGYLETHDFLQPLERMGKPCIAKEETSAEISTTEKPPSQAAAQPTTSVEHILPGGIGTYSISHISHFNQGVPKPEGSPEFKVAQASSTERNVDENSNCSSYTGSGFTLWEESAKNKGKTGKENAVGERPAGTVRGQWTSSELPAQSSSNNHRSCFSSQSSGQKNLSFMEMMKSSAKGSTREDELDDQEEFVLKKETSTTTTNATTPYKGDLRVKVDVKSSDQKANTPRSKHSATEQRRRSKINDRFQMLRELIPHSDQKRDKASFLLEVVEYIQFLQERVNKYEGSCQGWNPDPAKLMPWRNNHKLRESYCDQSRGMNGGSAPALAFAATFDEKPTSVSPAIPGSCAQNPVESDTSTETTVKAVDHHPGITSKPMPFPLSMQPNFFTPVRTSGAAAAVPQIPPRLPSDAENTSRHQPMLCQTISRTTDGAATRDKLKEQELTIEGGRINISSAYSQGLLNTLTQALQSSGVDLSLASISVQIELGKRANRRSPIPKSAIKENEIPISTLGKKHSGIASSEESEHAQKKLKTCRN; this is encoded by the exons ATGGAGCTTCCTCAGCCCCGGCCGTTTGGAACGGAAG GAAGAAAATCGACGCATGATTTTCTGTCACTCTACAGTCATTCAGCTGCCCAGCAAGATCCAAGATCACCCGCTCAAG GAGGCTACCTTGAAACACACGATTTCCTACAACCACTTGAACGAATGGGAAAGCCATGCATTGCTAAGGAAGAGACCTCAGCTGAGATATCAACCACTGAAAAACCACCGTCTCAGGCGGCGGCGCAGCCGACTACTTCTGTGGAGCACATTCTCCCCGGTGGGATTGGGACTTACAGTATAAGCCACATTTCGCATTTCAATCAAGGGGTTCCGAAACCAGAGGGATCGCCGGAGTTTAAAGTTGCACAAGCAAGTAGTACCGAGAGAAACGTTGACGAAAACTCGAACTGTAGTTCTTACACCGGAAGTGGATTTACTTTGTGGGAAGAATCTGCAAAGAATAAGGGAAAGACAGGGAAGGAGAATGCTGTGGGAGAAAGACCCGCGGGTACCGTGAGAG GGCAATGGACCTCTTCGGAGCTGCCTGCGCAGTCATCTTCCAACAATCATCGCAGCTGCTTCAGTTCTCA GTCATCTGGGCAGAAGAACTTGAGCTTCATGGAGATGATGAAGTCCTCCGCCAAGGGTAGTACCCGGGAAGACGAACTTGACGATCAAGAAGAGTTTGTTCTAAAAAAAGAGACCTCTACCACTACCACCAATGCGACCACGCCCTATAAGG GCGATTTGAGGGTAAAAGTTGATGTTAAGAGCTCTGATCAGAAGGCTAACACGCCACGATCCAAACATTCTGCCACAGAGCAGCGAAGGAGGAGCAAAATAAATGACAG ATTCCAAATGTTGAGAGAGCTCATTCCTCACAGTGATCAAAAGAGAGACAAGGCGTCGTTTTTACTAGAG GTTGTCGAATACATTCAGTTTTTACAGGAACGGGTAAACAAGTACGAGGGTTCATGTCAAGGATGGAATCCTGATCCAGCAAAATTGATGCCTTGG AGAAACAATCACAAGCTTAGGGAAAGTTACTGCGATCAATCTCGAGGCATGAATGGTGGGTCTGCTCCTGCATTAGCGTTTGCTGCAACGTTTGATGAGAAACCtacttctgtctcaccggcaaTCCCCGGAAGCTGCGCTCAGAACCCTGTAGAATCCGACACAAGTACTGAAACTACCGTCAAAGCAGTGGATCACCACCCTGGAATAACAAGCAAGCCGATGCCCTTTCCTTTGTCAATGCAGCCAAACTTCTTCACTCCTGTCAGGACTAGTGGTGCTGCCGCCGCAGTACCTCAAATTCCACCGAGATTGCCATCTGATGCAGAGAACACATCTCGACATCAACCAATGTTATGTCAGACGATATCACGTACCACTGATGGTGCTGCTACTCGGGATAAGCTGAAAGAACAGGAGCTGACAATTGAAGGCGGTCGAATTAACATCTCAAGTGCCTACTCCCAAGG GTTATTGAATACGCTGACACAAGCCCTGCAGAGTTCCGGCGTGGATTTGTCACTGGCCAGCATCTCCGTGCAAATCGAGCTAGGGAAGCGAGCAAATAGGCGATCACCTATACCAAAATCTGCTATTAAG GAAAATGAGATTCCCATAAGCACTTTAGGGAAAAAGCACTCTGGAATTGCAAGCAGTGAAGAATCTGAACACGCCCAAAAGAAACTCAAGACATGCAgaaactaa
- the LOC103455451 gene encoding transcription factor BIM2 isoform X2 — MGKPCIAKEETSAEISTTEKPPSQAAAQPTTSVEHILPGGIGTYSISHISHFNQGVPKPEGSPEFKVAQASSTERNVDENSNCSSYTGSGFTLWEESAKNKGKTGKENAVGERPAGTVRGQWTSSELPAQSSSNNHRSCFSSQSSGQKNLSFMEMMKSSAKGSTREDELDDQEEFVLKKETSTTTTNATTPYKGDLRVKVDVKSSDQKANTPRSKHSATEQRRRSKINDRFQMLRELIPHSDQKRDKASFLLEVVEYIQFLQERVNKYEGSCQGWNPDPAKLMPWRNNHKLRESYCDQSRGMNGGSAPALAFAATFDEKPTSVSPAIPGSCAQNPVESDTSTETTVKAVDHHPGITSKPMPFPLSMQPNFFTPVRTSGAAAAVPQIPPRLPSDAENTSRHQPMLCQTISRTTDGAATRDKLKEQELTIEGGRINISSAYSQGLLNTLTQALQSSGVDLSLASISVQIELGKRANRRSPIPKSAIKENEIPISTLGKKHSGIASSEESEHAQKKLKTCRN, encoded by the exons ATGGGAAAGCCATGCATTGCTAAGGAAGAGACCTCAGCTGAGATATCAACCACTGAAAAACCACCGTCTCAGGCGGCGGCGCAGCCGACTACTTCTGTGGAGCACATTCTCCCCGGTGGGATTGGGACTTACAGTATAAGCCACATTTCGCATTTCAATCAAGGGGTTCCGAAACCAGAGGGATCGCCGGAGTTTAAAGTTGCACAAGCAAGTAGTACCGAGAGAAACGTTGACGAAAACTCGAACTGTAGTTCTTACACCGGAAGTGGATTTACTTTGTGGGAAGAATCTGCAAAGAATAAGGGAAAGACAGGGAAGGAGAATGCTGTGGGAGAAAGACCCGCGGGTACCGTGAGAG GGCAATGGACCTCTTCGGAGCTGCCTGCGCAGTCATCTTCCAACAATCATCGCAGCTGCTTCAGTTCTCA GTCATCTGGGCAGAAGAACTTGAGCTTCATGGAGATGATGAAGTCCTCCGCCAAGGGTAGTACCCGGGAAGACGAACTTGACGATCAAGAAGAGTTTGTTCTAAAAAAAGAGACCTCTACCACTACCACCAATGCGACCACGCCCTATAAGG GCGATTTGAGGGTAAAAGTTGATGTTAAGAGCTCTGATCAGAAGGCTAACACGCCACGATCCAAACATTCTGCCACAGAGCAGCGAAGGAGGAGCAAAATAAATGACAG ATTCCAAATGTTGAGAGAGCTCATTCCTCACAGTGATCAAAAGAGAGACAAGGCGTCGTTTTTACTAGAG GTTGTCGAATACATTCAGTTTTTACAGGAACGGGTAAACAAGTACGAGGGTTCATGTCAAGGATGGAATCCTGATCCAGCAAAATTGATGCCTTGG AGAAACAATCACAAGCTTAGGGAAAGTTACTGCGATCAATCTCGAGGCATGAATGGTGGGTCTGCTCCTGCATTAGCGTTTGCTGCAACGTTTGATGAGAAACCtacttctgtctcaccggcaaTCCCCGGAAGCTGCGCTCAGAACCCTGTAGAATCCGACACAAGTACTGAAACTACCGTCAAAGCAGTGGATCACCACCCTGGAATAACAAGCAAGCCGATGCCCTTTCCTTTGTCAATGCAGCCAAACTTCTTCACTCCTGTCAGGACTAGTGGTGCTGCCGCCGCAGTACCTCAAATTCCACCGAGATTGCCATCTGATGCAGAGAACACATCTCGACATCAACCAATGTTATGTCAGACGATATCACGTACCACTGATGGTGCTGCTACTCGGGATAAGCTGAAAGAACAGGAGCTGACAATTGAAGGCGGTCGAATTAACATCTCAAGTGCCTACTCCCAAGG GTTATTGAATACGCTGACACAAGCCCTGCAGAGTTCCGGCGTGGATTTGTCACTGGCCAGCATCTCCGTGCAAATCGAGCTAGGGAAGCGAGCAAATAGGCGATCACCTATACCAAAATCTGCTATTAAG GAAAATGAGATTCCCATAAGCACTTTAGGGAAAAAGCACTCTGGAATTGCAAGCAGTGAAGAATCTGAACACGCCCAAAAGAAACTCAAGACATGCAgaaactaa